A region of Drosophila suzukii chromosome 2L, CBGP_Dsuzu_IsoJpt1.0, whole genome shotgun sequence DNA encodes the following proteins:
- the LUBEL gene encoding E3 ubiquitin-protein ligase lubel isoform X5 codes for MTTHQLLSKNVRSMPSWVNEANDRIGPKPPPTPPNGVAGGLSKAPALPPKSKETPEPDYEIIEFSNQQYTNEPMKTTVIRTKTPDNKLKCTLCGSQNPWVTCAECAGQIFCASCDDMFHKHPKRKQHIRKAVEQGTPPIPPKGAPPPVAPPRRSKRGLLTPFLGRKDQMLPPPSPTPSHKSLGGWRGSLGGGATPPVPSVAPSTTSSTSSQMNNRPLPEPPRSEGGGSSRSGTPRSVFDTIQRPPSVQLEKIKTKASATLDRMAILQQRYRQQKARQDLSANSEQHLSNGAGFEHWSNISPSPSHFRSGSMSSGLNSSHFDLSDDSQFHNSLLLQQRQAAGAQRRQMSTSVFNLNTNPRRPLAETQNGSAWLTNQRIQQAQSLAQINCAGCQQSQQHPGWAQHPHHQHPQHQHPDQWSQFGSQQQFNNSNLSLNVGPGYMPQQHHPHYPPPVFMTQRGMMPNMYPGAPGYPMMHPGVMGMPPSAASRAASRSRYAASPTPSRKSMSLRRKRNSYVDDELTDDEDSDQDDRRSLVSNRSGMTSASRSQHHHQPRQRRISSASQLITGDEVDGDQRHGSRQHKIRDRRGSIAKSVQSEWLPDRRDNEGTLTRNKPATDSARTSRIYSDLESEGSGARALVQAKIQQKLQEADQHKSSKKSEQKRKPEMKDENTQAAAVVQKVVTPAQEESASEYEEVVEEVTASESEAEGQAQSPDPQVVTEEIEADDLGPPPSTPDHEWECEFCTFVNEPNIKICSICCKTPSKPPVPPNKAKKVEEKPQPQVGKPKVAAKPEVKPTQKPASKIQQPSQKTATASTKTNTHATTTTTTSPKTSQTASSKNASSIPVKTPPKPTLKTSSENESDNSLAKSILHKESVENIWNTLDESIQAQAEKVLKKAQKVSTGCGGTPPREIAAVEMGTSPPPQSISTQTYDALPFNSKSEEIPTVVPDRFRTPEPNNMHYRSNSQLPQENERYRSANDLRFHDGIGLDPYSAGLVTKRPNFINELRVLQHQISSPFDMPHETFSVKHEPARDPETEMHIILKELELYKFTVEELEAALKYCSPETHPIQWLRENWHKLVQTVQSLSTKYGQERGENTIGTVSQNEAREALRNSGGNVWQAVADCIQQRQQKYRKLAAKGNFLRDDIVNALTAHQGNVEQALVELNRTQLKPFLMRIWGSPNGVENESGSAIDTKSGRSSETESQNPDVESISPPQIHEEEVKEEALPIQSPPIITDSEARPAEQPVELVLEVPLEIEPPIELETVEEPTALPITPAPPIVDSESRPVELPVETVLEEPKKVTPIVKGKGSGTASKTAKSTVSKIPKPTNEPTNSSTSTPLNKKVPLRSKSFSAPMGISSVKRIQEVYLQKQSTSIAASRVPLKSSPTTKKSINEAISRFNSNPADGPSTSGAAAAAAAALLKPRSQPRIPKKKYHETCFSDDDYETSATEEEPEESNRDEPQKAELLKRKLSMPVFRAYPSVQEPVIEDPAILARKYVDQELVTNIAEAQIAATLVNMKFSEDVALWAAKECSDLDQAIAMLQQECELCMNSFPMNQIVSMLKCLHKCCKQCAKSYFTVQITDRSINDCSCPFCKLPELSNEAQHEDEHLEYFSNLDIFLKSILDNDVHELFQRKLRDRTLLQDPNFKWCIQCSSGFFARPKQKRLICPDCGSVTCAQCRKPWERMHEGSSCEAYLEWKRENDPELQAQGVQEHLAQNGIDCPKCKFRYSLARGGCMHFTCTQCKFEFCYGCARPFMMGAKCSVSPYCAKLGLHAHHPRNCLFYLRDKIPMQLQFLLKEQKVKFDTEPVQLKDESSSSSKARAQARCPIPLQKETPQGLVDTVCNTEVPDKHAGMCRTHYVEYLAAKVAKAGIDPLPIFDLTDCVQELRRRGIALPERGPWDTDEIYKGMCSEVIKQHIPLKSA; via the exons ATGACGACCCATCAGTTGCTTAGCAAGAATGTCCGCTCCATGCCCTCTTGGGTG AATGAGGCAAATGACCGAATTGGACCAAAGCCACCGCCCACGCCACCAAATGGAGTGGCTGGGGGTCTTTCCAAGGCTCCTGCCCTGCCGCCCAAATCGAAGGAAACGCCCGAACCGGATTACGAGATCATAGAGTTCTCCAACCAGCAGTACACTAACGAACCGATGAAGACCACAGTAATAAGGACCAAGACGCCAG ATAACAAACTTAAGTGCACTTTGTGTGGCTCCCAGAACCCTTGGGTGACCTGTGCCGAGTGCGCAGGTCAGATATTCTGCGCCTCCTGCGACGACATGTTCCATAAGCATCCCAAGCGAAAGCAGCACATTCGAAAG GCCGTCGAGCAGGGTACACCACCGATTCCTCCCAAGGGGGCACCACCCCCAGTGGCACCTCCGCGTCGCAGCAAACGCGGCCTCCTAACACCATTTCTGGGCCGCAAGGATCAG ATGCTGCCGCCGCCCTCACCCACGCCCTCGCACAAATCGCTGGGTGGCTGGCGGGGATCGCTTGGGGGCGGGGCCACGCCCCCAGTGCCATCAGTCGCCCCCAGCACAACCAGCTCCACCTCCTCCCAGATGAACAACCGCCCGCTTCCAGAACCACCGCGCAGCGAGGGCGGGGGATCCTCCAGATCGGGCACCCCCAGATCCGTATTTGACACCATCCAGCGTCCGCCGTCGGTGCAGCTGGAGAAGATCAAGACCAAGGCCAGTGCCACCCTGGACCGCATGGCCATTCTGCAGCAGCGGTACCGCCAGCAGAAGGCGCGACAAGATCTGAGCGCCAACAGCGAACAG CATTTGTCGAATGGAGCCGGCTTCGAGCACTGGTCAAACATTTCACCATCGCCCTCGCATTTTCGTTCCGGCAGCATGTCATCCGGTTTGAACTCATCCCATTTCGATCTCTCGGATGACTCACAATTTCACAATTCCTTGCTGCTCCAACAACGACAGGCGGCCGGCGCCCAGCGGCGGCAGATGAGCACCTCGGTGTTTAACCTTAACACTAACCCCCGTCGACCTTTGGCCGAAACCCAGAACGGCAGTGCCTGGCTTACCAATCAGCGGATCCAACAG GCCCAATCCCTGGCACAGATAAACTGCGCTGGCTGTCAGCAAAGTCAGCAGCATCCTGGCTGGGCACAGCATCCACATCACCAGCATCCCCAGCACCAGCATCCCGACCAGTGGTCTCAGTTTGGCTCCCAGCAGCAGTTCAACAACTCCAACCTGTCCCTGAATGTGGGACCGGGTTACATGCCACAGCAGCATCATCCGCACTATCCACCGCCGGTGTTTATGACCCAGCGCGGAATGATGCCTAATATGTATCCTGGAGCACCCGGCTATCCCATGATGCATCCAG GTGTCATGGGAATGCCACCTTCGGCTGCCTCTAGAGCTGCCTCTCGATCCCGTTATGCCGCCTCCCCAACGCCCAGCCGCAAATCCATGTCCTTGCGTCGCAAGCGCAATAGCTATGTGGATGACGAACTAACCGATGACGAGGACTCCGACCAGGATGACCGAAGGTCCTTGGTATCCAACCGATCAGGCATGACAAGCGCCTCGCGCTCCCAGCATCATCATCAGCCACGTCAGAGGCGCATCTCGAGTGCCTCCCAGCTGATAACCGGCGATGAAGTGGACGGCGATCAGAGGCACGGATCGAGGCAGCACAAGATTCGAGATCGAAGGGGATCCATTGCCAAGTCTGTGCAGAGCGAGTGGTTGCCGGATAGGCGGGACAATGAAGGAACCCTTACCAGAAATAAGCCAGCAACCGACTCCGCCCGAACCAGTCGCATTTACTCCGATTTGGAATCGGAGGGCTCGGGAGCCCGGGCCCTGGTTCAAGCCAAAATCCAGCAGAAGCTTCAGGAAGCTGATCAGCACAAGTCCTCGAAGAAGTCGGAGCAAAAGCGAAAGCCGGAGATGAAAGACGAGAACACACAGGCTGCGGCGGTGGTGCAAAAAGTGGTGACCCCAGCCCAGGAGGAGAGTGCCTCGGAGTACGAGGAAGTGGTTGAGGAGGTAACTGCCTCGGAAAGTGAGGCCGAGGGTCAGGCTCAATCACCCGATCCCCAAGTGGTAACTGAGGAGATCGAAGCCGATGATCTGGGCCCACCACCTTCCACACCCGACCACGAATGGGAATGCGAGTTTTGCACGTTTGTGAACGAGCCCAACATTAAGATCTGCTCCATATGCTGTAAGACCCCCAGCAAACCTCCAGTCCCACCCAACAAGGCCAAGAAGGTAGAAGAAAAACCACAACCTCAAGTTGGAAAGCCCAAAGTGGCTGCCAAGCCCGAAGTCAAGCCAACTCAAAAACCTGCTTCGAAGATACAGCAACCGAGTCAGAAAACGGCAACTGCGTCCACCAAGACCAATACCCatgccaccaccaccaccaccactagTCCAAAGACTTCGCAAACTGCTAGCTCCAAGAACGCCTCGAGTATTCCCGTCAAGACACCTCCAAAGCCAACACTTAAAACTTCGTCGGAGAACGAATCCGACAATTCGCTGGCCAAGAGCATATTGCACAAAG AGTCCGTTGAAAACATTTGGAATACTCTGGATGAGAGCATTCAGGCGCAGGCGGAGAAGGTGCTCAAGAAGGCCCAGAAGGTGTCCACGGGCTGTGGCGGGACTCCGCCCCGGGAAATTGCTGCCGTGGAAATGGGAACCTCACCACCGCCTCAAAGCATTTCCACACAA ACCTACGACGCCCTGCCCTTCAACTCAAAGTCGGAGGAGATCCCAACAGTTGTGCCAGATCGCTTCAGGACCCCAGAGCCGAACAATATGCACTATCGTAGCAACTCCCAGTTGCCGCAGGAAAATGAACGATATCGTAGTGCCAATGACTTGAGATTTCACGATGGTATTGGCTTGGATCCGTATAGTGCCGGTCTTGTCACCAAGCGACCCAATTTCATAAACGAGCTGCGAGTGCTGCAACAT CAAATCTCTTCACCCTTCGACATGCCCCACGAGACATTCAGCGTTAAGCACGAACCTGCTCGAGATCCGGAAACGGAAATGCACATCATACTGAAGGAGCTGGAGCTGTACAAGTTCACGGTTGAGGAACTGGAGGCCGCTCTGAAGTACTGCTCCCCCGAGACGCATCCCATTCAGTGGCTGCGCGAGAATTGGCACAAACTGGTCCAAACGGTGCAGAGTTTGTCCACCAAGTACGGACAGGAGAGAGGTGAAAACACGATCGGAACGGTATCCCAAAACGAGGCCCGAGAGGCTCTGCGAAATTCTGGTGGCAATGTGTGGCAGGCCGTAGCGGACTGCATCCAACAGCGACAGCAGAAGTACCGGAAACTGGCGGCCAAGGGGAACTTCCTGCGGGACGACATCGTGAACGCGCTGACGGCGCACCAAGGTAATGTGGAGCAGGCGCTGGTGGAGCTGAATCGCACGCAACTCAAGCCATTCCTAATGCGCATCTGGGGCTCGCCGAATGGCGTTGAGAATGAGAGTGGCTCGGCCATAGACACCAAGTCGG GAAGGAGCTCGGAAACGGAGTCACAGAACCCTGACGTGGAGTCGATCTCACCTCCTCAGATACATGAAGAGGAGGTAAAAGAGGAAGCTCTGCCTATTCAATCTCCTCCCATCATAACTGACTCGGAAGCTCGACCTGCGGAGCAACCCGTTGAACTTGTCCTTGAAGTCCCTCTAGAAATAGAGCCTCCCATTGAATTGGAAACCGTTGAAGAACCCACAGCCCTGCCCATAACTCCCGCACCACCCATTGTTGATTCCGAGTCTCGACCCGTGGAGCTGCCCGTCGAGACAGTACTGGAAGAGCCCAAAAAGGTAACCCCGATCGTTAAAGGCAAAGGCAGCGGTACTGCATCCAAAACGGCCAAGTCCACCGTCAGTAAGATTCCCAAACCAACCAATGAACCCACTAACAGTTCGACTAGCACCCCCCTAAACAAGAAGGTTCCGCTGCGGTCCAAGTCCTTCTCGGCGCCCATGGGCATTTCTTCGGTGAAGAGGATCCAAGAGGTCTATCTCCAAAAGCAGAGCACATCGATTGCGGCCAGTCGGGTGCCGCTCAAGAGCAGTCCGACCACCAAGAAGTCCATCAACGAAGCCATTAGCAGGTTCAACTCAAATCCAGCCGATGGACCAAGCACCAGTGGagcagcggcggcggctgcAGCGGCATTGTTAAAACCCCGATCCCAGCCCCGAATCCCAAAGAAGAAGTACCATGAGACCTGCTTCTCGGACGACGACTACGAGACCTCGGCCACGGAGGAGGAGCCTGAGGAATCCAACCGGGATGAACCCCAGAAAGCAGAACTGCTAAAGCGTAAGCTGAGTATGCCCGTCTTCCGGGCATATCCTAGTGTTCAAGAACCGGTTATAGAGGACCCTGCG ATCCTGGCCCGCAAATATGTCGATCAGGAACTGGTCACAAACATCGCTGAAGCCCAGATAGCCGCCACCTTGGTGAACATGAAGTTCTCAGAAGATGTGGCTTTGTGGGCGGCCAAGGAGTGCTCGGACCTGGACCAAGCCATCGCCATGCTCCAGCAGGAGTGCGAGCTCTGCATGAACAGCTTTCCCATGAATCAGATCGTGTCCATGCTAAAATGCCTCCACAAGTGCTGCAAACAGTGTGCCAAGAGCTACTTCACAGTGCAG ataaCCGATCGCAGTATCAACGATTGCAGTTGCCCGTTCTGCAAGCTGCCCGAATTGAGCAATGAAGCTCAGCATGAGGATGAGCATTTGGAGTACTTCTCCAACCTGGACATCTTCCTAAAGAGCATCCTGGACAATGACGTGCACGAACTGTTCCAGCGCAAGTTACGCGATCGCACTTTACTGCAGGACCCCAACTTCAAGTGGTGCATCCAGTGCTCCTCCGGATTCTTCGCCCGACCCAAGCAGAAGCGGCTGATCTGTCCGGACTGCGGATCCGTCACTTGTGCCCAGTGCCGGAAGCCCTGGGAACGGATGCACGAGGGCAGCAGCTGCGAGGCCTATCTGGAGTGGAAGCGGGAAAACGATCCCGAGTTGCAGGCCCAGGGCGTCCAGGAGCATTTGGCCCAGAACGGCATCGATTGCCCCAAGTGCAAGTTCCGATACTCTTTGGCCAG GGGCGGTTGCATGCATTTCACCTGCACCCAGTGCAAATTCGAGTTCTGCTACGGATGTGCCCGACCCTTTATGATGGGCGCCAAGTGCTCGGTATCCCCGTACTGCGCCAAACTGGGTCTGCATGCCCATCACCCGCGCAATTGTTTGTTCTACCTGAGGGACAAGATCCCCATGCAGCTGCAGTTCCTGCTCAAGGAGCAGAAGGTCAAATTCGACACAGAGCCCGTGCAGCTCAAGGATGAGTCTAGTAGCTCCTCCAAGGCCCGTGCCCAGGCCCGGTGTCCCATCCCGCTGCAAAAGGAGACGCCGCAGGGACTTGTCGATACAGTGTGCAACACCGAGGTGCCCGACAAGCACGCTGGCATGTGTCG CACCCACTACGTTGAGTATTTGGCTGCCAAGGTTGCCAAGGCTGGCATCGATCCCCTGCCCATTTTCGATTTGACAGACTGCGTCCAGGAGCTACGGAGGCGTGGCATCGCCCTGCCAGAGCGAGGACCCTGGGACACCGATGAGATCTACAAGGGCATGTGCTCCGAG GTAATCAAACAGCATATTCCACTGAAATCGGCATGA